GCTAGCGTCTAGCTGGAACAAGCGGTTTGAAGAAGGATGAGTACCAATGTATAATGGTTGTCCAATGTTTATAATAACCTCATCGCCTTCTTCCAGCAGGTAAATATTGGATTTACTACCCACGAGAGGCGGTATGGTTATACGCGGTATTACTCTCCTGTTTTCATCGAGTACGCCTAGCAGTTCTGCGCTCGCGTTCATATAGCCTAGCGCGTCGATAGTTTCTTCGTCACCTTGAACTATAAACGGGGAATACTGGTTTTTAGCTATATTAACGTGACTTATTCTCCTCACTACTCCTAAGAATCTGCGTTCTGCATTTTCTATCAAGACTAGATCATTCACATTGACTTCCTCGAAGACTCTAAACGTTACGTACCTAGTTCCCGCTCTACCGACTAGAGTCCCGACCAGCTTCATTTTAACCTATTTTGTTGGTACTGCGGCAGATATAAATGTGGCTTGGTAGAGTAAATCGAAAGTATTACTTAAAAATGTCGATTCGACAGAACGGGGTGAGGTAAGACTTATAAATATATTCTATTTTAATGCTATGAGCGCCTCGAAGGTGATGAAATGGCCGAGAATTTAAGAAACCCATATATTGGCATGTTGGTGTTAATACTTTCAGCGATTGCAATATACGATATTTACGTTATTGTATCTTATATACTGGGTTTAGCGAATGTAAGCTCTGCCGATTACATGCTACATATGAAATTGCTGATATTCGTGACGTTTCTGATGGTATTGCTTTTTGTGTTTAGAAATTTGGTGTTTAAACTAAAAAAGAGTGAGTAGGCTATTATTCAAGCTTTACTTCTAAAGTTTTTACAGGTTTCATTTCGAAAACTTCTATTTCAGCTCTTATTGGGTTGAAGGCCCCCCCTTCATCGGTATAGTATATTGTTATTCTTGCGGCGTTTTCTGACACCCCTTCCTCGTTTGAAATTCTAACCATTTCTCTTGCCAGCTTAATCCAGTTTTCTCTAGATTTTTCCTTATCTCCAGTGCTTGTTTTAGAGTAAAATGTGGCATAGAACCATCTTTTAGCTCTGAAAATAGCGCCACGACATGTTGGAGATATTTTGCTCCTCCATACTTTTATTTTTTCGCTCATGCTTTCACCAGGTAATAAACTAATTATAACCATTAATATATATCGCTTATATTATGAACTCTTTAATTATTCCAAGATCTATTTCTGCAGGTCTACCATGGCCCGCGGCTACAAGCTTTAAGCCGAGATCCGATAGCTTCTCTAGTGAAAGATGCAAAGCGTAAGCGTTTCCTGTCGGCAAGTCTGTTCTACCTACAGAACCGTCAGAAAATAACAGATCGCCAGTGAATACTATATCGCCATAAGACAAGCATATGCTGTCTACTGTGTGCCCAGGAGTGTGTAAAACTTTCAGCTTTAATCTACCTATTTCTAGAACTCCTTCACTTATTTGGCAATCCACTTTTATAGGCTGTAACATGCCGCCAAATAAAGAGGCAAGCGTTAAAACTAGATTGGCAGTCTCCAAAGCTTTAACTCCCTTTTCATGATGTAGTATTTGAACTTTTTTACTCGATTCAGTTATTATCTTTTTGAGAATTGGAGTAGCGGCTATGTGATCGTAGTGGAAATGTGTATGAATAATGTGTATCTGTTCGTAGTTTTCAAGGATAGATGCTATGTCAGGGAAAATATCCGGTAATCCCGGGTCTATAATTACTAAGTTTCTATCGCCCTCGATAAAATAGGTATTTGCAGAGTAACGGGTTGGATGAGTAAGTAGGAAAACGTTATCTTTTAGATGTTCGTATCTGATAGCCATTGTTATCTTCCGATAACTTTGTATAGTCTCTTCTTCCTCCATACGCTATACTCGTGAAATAATATGTATAAAAGAACGATAACAGCTAAGAAAATGATAAGAGATAGAACGAATTCCTCGAAGGATAGCGCAACTTTAAGCAATAACATGTTTACACCTAGCGGTTAATATTCGACTTATTTTGTAACTATGTAAGTTCGATAATTTAAACGTACCGCTCCTGCTCCTTTATATTTTTCTAGCTACTATCCCAAAATCCTTCAAAATGCGTAGTTGCGAAAATCCGGCTCTTCTCAATCTAGAGGCAACGCCAGCTTGAAATTTTAAACCTTTTAAAACTCCGGGAGCTCCAGTATAGTGGAATAGAACTCCGCCAGGTTTTAAAACTCTATATAGATGCTTGTAGAATTCTAGACTATATAATTCACCAGCAATTGCGAACCTGGGCGGGTCGTGTATTATTCTATCATAGCTTTTGTCGTCTAACTCTTTCAGAAATACGCTTGCATCAGCTAGAAAAATATCGATTTTCTCATTCTCTAGTTCACGAGACCAAGGATTATAGCTCGCAATTTTAAGTACGTTAGGATCCTTCTCTATCGTGGTAACGTGCTGAGCCCCAAACTTTACAGAGTATATGGCGGTATAACCGAGACCCGTGCAAATGTCTAAAACATCGCATTTTTTCTTCATCCTGGCAAGTTTTACCTTTTCGATCGTATCCTGGAGCGGTGTTACCTTTTTTATGCGGTGCATGTGTATCCCGCTTATTTCCAGCGTTGGCGCCGTATCAGGTGCTACAACTAGTAGTTTGTAATATTTTTCCCTAGTAGATAGCGAAATTTCAAAAATTTCATCGCAATCCTCCCGGACAAAGTACGCTCTATTCCTATGCCTAACTATACTATCAAGCTTAGAAAAGTCTATTTCACAGCCATTTGGTAGTAGAATACTGCTCTTTTTTACTTCTATCTCATTCTTGGTCCTTCCAAGATCGAGACTAACCTTAATCTTCCCATTATTTGCCTTTTTGATAACCTGTAGGATATGCGATGTGAATACGTATCCTTTCTCAGGCTTGAACTCATACTTCATTATAAGATACAAAGCAGGAATAGCTATATATTAATTTGAATCCGTATCAAACCCTGATAGATATGAAGATAGGAATTATCCATGAAACAAGATGTCCAACGACTACTTCCCGTTTATTACTCGATGCTATAAGGAAGCTCGGTCATGAAGCTTTTTACATGCCCTTCACCTACCTCTCCGCAAGAATAGAAAAAAATAGTCTAGTTCTCAAAATTGGTACTCAAACCTTAAACATTGATGGCGCGTTGCTTAGGAGCATTGGTTATGCTCCAAGCTTTGAACAGTTCGCTGGCAGACTATCTCTATTTTTCAGCTTAGAATACGGAGGAATCTATTTAATGAATTCAATAACTAGTTTGTTATACGCCAGAAATAAATTTCTTACACTTTTAAAGCTTTTTAAAGCTGGAATTCCAGTTCCCCGCTCGTTGCTAACGGAAAATATAGCTGAAGCATATAGAACTACAAAAGAATGGCGAAAAGTCGTTGTAAAACCCGTTGTAGGTTCTAGAGGTTTCGGGCAGGTTCTCGTAGAAAACGAGGATGTTGGTTATAGGATATACAGAACATGCTTACAGTTTAAGCAGTTTATTTTTTTACAGGAATTTTTAGAAAAACCTTCTAGAGATATAAGATTGTTTGTCGTTGGTGATAGGGTCGTAGCGGCGATGTATAGATACGCCCCGCCCAATGAATGGAAAACAAACATTGCTCAGGGAGGGAAAGCCGTACCTTTGACGCCGTCTTCCGGGCTTGAAGAGCTTGCCGTTAAAACAGTAAATATTTTAAATATGGACTATGCTGGCATCGACGTAGTGGAATGCAAAACGGGATTTCAAGTATTAGAAGTTAATGGTTCTCCAGCCTTTGAAGGCATAATGGAAGCTACTCACAAAGATATCCCAAGAGAAATTGTGAAGTATCTCATAGAAAAAATAAAAAAGTAGTTGTTCTATATCGATGATGTGGTTAAATGACAGTATGGATTTTAGAGTGCACAAAATGCAAGACGATTAGAGAAGTTGACTTGGGATTCAATCTTTACAAAATTGAAAAACTCTATATTTACTGTTCGAAATGTAAACAGAATACATTCCATAAAATTGTTAAGCATTTAGAAGAATAGAATTATTATAGCCGCTAAGAAACATGGTGCTCCCAAGGCAACTAGATAAGTTATGATTCTTCTCACCAAATCTGGATCGGCGCCTCCCATTCTAGCAAACAAGATTTTGTTCATTATAGCTGAAAAGGTAGCAAGTAAAACGCTCGCTTCTAAGACATCTAAGTTCTGGTAGTTTATAGCAGTCAGCGTGAAAATAGATAGTATAGTTGCTCCCGCGTTTATGAAACCTCCAACTATAGCTGATATTATAGTTCCCGTACTTCCGATAAAATCTGAGAATATCTTTATTAAAATAAATATGCTGGCGTAGACTATCGCCGCTTTTGCGGCAACAGTGAAGCTTAATGGATTTTCCAGAGTTAGCCTTTCCTCTCCTTTAAGTCTAATACCATGAAACAGAGCTATTAAATAGCCTATTAAAATTGCTGGTAGCATTCCAAGTAGTAAGTGAGATATTACATTTATGGATAACTCTCCTCCGCTTACGCTGGCAAGAGATGACGATAAAATGAAATTTCTCAAAATCATTGAAGTATTCGCTATTAGAATACCAGCAGTAATACGCTCCTTAACTTTTTCTCCTGACTCAGCCCCCAGCCTCACTAGGTTTATAACCGTAGCTTCGCTGTTAACCAATCCTCCGAAGAAAGCAAAGTATGTTAATGCTTTAGAACCAACCGCCTTCACTGCGATATAGCTTAATAAGGACAACACGAGGGTTAGCGCGAAGAAGACATATAACATTCTAAAATTGAAAATATGGAAAAATGGATCGTATATATCGGTTAGAAGCAATGGGCTGAAAACGAAAACGACAATCCCAACTTCCAATGCGGAAAGTAGTTCGCTGTAAGAAAAGCCTTTAACAAACTTTTCTATGCCTGGTTTTATAGCCAGAATAAAAGTTATGAACACAGATATAGCTGTAGCTTCCAGAATAAGGTTCGTACCCACTAGAACTCCTATGAGAAAAGTAAACGACAAAGCTAGAATAGTTGTTATTCCCGAAACTTTTAAAATGAAAAATCTATAGGCTATGTAAAATCCTAGGATTATAGTGAATAAGAACAATCCAGCAAGGGAAACGTATAGAAAGATTTCAGGAAGCTCCTTTTCTAAAGAAAGGAAGGCCAGCTCCGAAATCAATGCGCCAAACATGCACGTTATGCCGAAGCTCCTCACTCCTGGAAATTCCTTTTCCTCCCTTTGCAGCGGCCTTGAAAGTCTAGCTTTCTCCCTTTCCAACCCGACTAATGCCCCTAGGAAAAAGCTAATGAGTACGTGTTCTATAGTCTTCCATTTAACTACGAAAAATTCCTCAACTATTGTTTGCATCGTTTCCTCCTATTTATTGCTATGTTGTATACCTTTATAGCCATATCTGCTATTTTAATCCATCTAAAATCTTCTATCCTTTTCAAACAGCTTTCTCTTATTTTCCGCCCGACATCTCTACTTAACAGGTTTTTTAATTCAGGATACCGAATTTTCTCCTTAAGCACCCTCAGCTCGTCAACGTTCTCGGTTTCTATTAAAGAAATCAAGGAAGTGATAGCTTTTGCAAGCTCTTCAGGATTATCCTTTGGAACTAATAAACCAGTCCCATTTAGCCCGTGTTCTCTTAAATCTAGTATTGTCTCGCTCAACCCGCCTACTCGCGAGGCAGCTACTGGAGTGCCTACAGCCATGGATTCTAAAGCCATTATACCAAAGGGTTCCCATCGTGAAGGCGCAGCGTACACCGTTGCTGCTACGTGCGCCAAGAAGTATATGTACGGAACAATACCATATACTATTCTCACGCTATTCGGGTATTTGCAGGCCTCTGCAAAAATTTCCTCTATTAGTCTCTCGCCGCCTCGAACAGGTAATAGTAGAAACAAAAACTTTGCATTGGGATAGTAATCTAAAACTGCTGGTATTGAGCGGATTAAAGTATCTAGACCTTTTTGAGTGCTGGTTCTACCAGTTATTATGACCAGGGGGCCCTCCTCTCCAAAAGCCAAGGGTTTTCCATCTTCGTTTACTATTGGACCGCGAAGCCTCATTACGATATCCGCCAGGTAATCGTCTTTTATTATAGGCTCGCTTTCTGGCAACTCCCCAAGAGCCTTTTCGAGAAGATATTTCCTTAAATGTCTCCTCGTGAGTTGAGACAAATCTTCGATGCCAATAAACTCTCTAATCTTTTCTCCATGTTTTTCCAAAATATTCGCAATTATTTTATCATAGAACCAATCGCAGCCATTATAAATGAAAGTTGATTTATCCTCGAAATGCCAGCCTATGCATTGAAGTACATTGCCTTCGTCTTTTTTAAGATATGATTCGCTTACAGTTGCTACAACATCGCTGATGTAAGCAGCTATACGCTCTAAAATTCCTCCACCCATATCGTATATTTCCTTAAAAGTATATTCTCTTTGTTCTCCTTCAAGCCAGATATTCATTTCAAACTCAGGATTTATACCACAGAATTCTTTAAGATAATCCAAACTCACGTATTTCCCACCATATAAGTGTATTTGGAAAAGCAATAGCATTGGAGACTCCTTTGCCTCCGTATGCTGACGTATAGCGATGCCCGCTGGAACCGCATGCCAATCGTTTATGTGGACTATATCGGGTATCCACTCGCTAAAATCATAGAGAAAATCTAATGTTCTGGCTAAGAGCGCTGCCTTTGGCTCTGTTATTCCATCGGCATAAACCACAGGATTTTCAAGAATTTTCTCCGCGTTCTCGTTTCCTCCAGAGATTAGGTATACCTTAACCTTTCCTAGCTTCCCCTCGTATACAGATATTAAATATTCTATTCCATAAGCATAAGTTCTCACGAAGCCAACTTTCTCCAACTGCAAGCTCTTCCTAAGCTTTTCATCCTTAACTACGCCATGGCTTGGCATTACCAGCGCCACGTTCAAATCTTTTTCCGCTAGAGCTTGGGTAATGCTACCAGCAACCTCGCCCAATCCTCCAACCTTATATATTCCCTTACTCTCAAACGATATAAACCAGATATTTTTTACATCCATGAAAGCACCATAATCATAATGTTTCAAAGTATAAAAATAAACTCTTGCATTTAATTAATAAAATTGAGCCTTCCTACACTAATTTTACTTTTTAACAAAATCTAAAGCTGAAATTATCGAATGCGAAGATTGTATAGCGACGCCAGGCTTTATAAATATTCACACGCATGGCCACGGAGGAGTAGTTGTTAACTTCATAAGCAGCGAGAAAGATCTAGTAAAGCTTTCAACTATGCTTTCTGAGCATAGCGTCACAACTTTTTTCCAACTACAGTATCGTTTCCCATAGATAGGCTGGCGGAGATTGCCGAGCTAGCTTACTATGCCTCAATTAGCGAAAATAAGCGCGCTGATATTGCTGGCGTATATTTTGAAGGCCCGTATTTGAACAAGGAAAAAGCTGGAGCACAAATCCAGAATATATTAAAACTCCGGACATAGAAGAAGTCTCCGCTGCACACACAAAACGCCACGTTTTACGAAGCTATGACAGCTTTTGACTCTGGCGTCAAACTTTGTACTCATCTTTTTAATGTAATGAGAACTTTTCATCATAGAGAACCTGGAATAACTACTGTAGCTTTGTTGCGCGACGACATTTACGTCGAGTTTATAGGCGATTTGATTCATCTGCATCCTGCAACGATAAAACTTATCTATAAAATAAGCCAAGCGATAAAATAATAGCCATAACCGATTCTATATCTGCTACTGGAATTTAGTTTTCGAAGCTGGTATACCTTTGATAAATGTTTTAAAGTTTATGACAAAAAATCCAGCAGAGCTATTAAAATTGAAAGATATAGGTATATTACGACCTGGATTTAAGGCTGATGTAGTTTTGTTAAACAGGGAGACTTTAAAAATTGAAAAAGTGATAATAAGAGGAGAATGCATTCACTAAAATTTCTATTCTATAAACGCTAAACAATACGTAACATTCGAACTTACAAGCTGAAAATTTAAAGTTCAATTTATAAAAAAACTGCTGTCTATTTATTTTAATATCTGTCTCAAGTAAAATTAAGAGATACTAACTTTTTGCTCTAAAAATGCCTTGGATATTTTTCTGACATCCTTGGCCGTTTTTAATTTTAAAGCTTCTAAAGCTAGCTCCTTAGCCTCTTTGTAATTTATCGATCTTATCAAAGCTTTAATTTTAGGGATAAACAGCGGTGCTACGCTGAGCTCATCCACGCGTAACCCGACTAAAATTGGCACAGCCTCTACATCACTGGCTATCTCTCCGCATACTCCAACCCATTTATTATGCTCATGAGCTACTTTAACAACATGCTTTATAAGCTTAAGAATAGATGGATGGAGATGGTCAAACAACGATGCCACATGTTCATTTGTCCTGTCGACAGCCAACGTGTATTGAGTTAGATCGTTCGTTCCTATACTGAGGAAATCAACATAGTCGATGAAGGCGTCCGCCATTATAGCAGCTGAAGGCGTTTCAACCATCATGCCAATTTCGTATTTGCCAACGTCAACCCCTTCTGATTTCAGCTCTTCGGCGATGGAATCAACAATTTTTCTAGCTTCAACTATTTCCTCGACTAGAGACACCATTGGAAACATTATTTTAACATTACCTTTGACGCTATTTCTTAAAATAGCCTTTAGTTGTAGCATAAATAAATCCTTACGAGATAGAAGCAACCTTATACCTCTTAATCCCAAGAAGGGATTAAGCTCTTTAGGCAATTCCATGCATGGAATTGGTTTATCGCCTCCAATGTCAAAAACGCGAACTATAACTGGTTTATCTTCAAGTTTAGAAATTATCTTCGAAAGCTCTTTAGCCATTATCTGTTCAGAAGGCATAGCTGTCGCTCTCATAATCAAGAATTCGGTTCGAAGCAATCCTATACCATCAGCACCATTTTCCAATGCAATATAAACTTCAGATGGTTCACCTATATTAGCACCTACTTCGAATTTTACACCGTCAATTGTTACTGCCGGCAATTTACCCACCATTTTATACTTTTCCCTTTGTAAAGCATCTCTCTCCATCTCTTTTCTATAGTATTCTATCACGTCTCTCCGCGGATTTACTATAATGGTTCCATCGTATCCATTAACAATTATGAGATCGCCGTTCTTAACCAGGTTTGTTATACCTGTTACGGCGACAACGGCAGGCACTCCCATTGCTCTGGCAATAATAGAAACATGCGAAGTTACCCCACCAAGCTCTGTTACAAAGCCTAACACATAATCTTTCTGTAATTTTACAGTATCCGATGGCAGAAGCTCTTTCGCAACTATTATGGAAGGCTTGCTGAGAGATAGTTTTTTAGGCTTTCCGGTAAGATTGTCGATTATCTGGTTGCCGAGATCTTTTATATCTTCAGCTCTGGCTTTCATATACTCGTCCTCCATAGCCTCGAATATTGCAGCGATATCCCTTGTCGCTTTCATTACAGCTTCCTCAGCCGATAACTGGTGTTCTTTGATGTATTTTTCCACTTTACTCGTGAAAGCTGGATCTTCTAAAATCATTAAATGTGCGTCAAAAATAGCGGCTTTCTCCTCTCCGATTTCAATTAAAGCCTTTTCTTTCAATTCTCGTATTTGTTTTTTAGTTTCCTCAAGTGCTGCGTTAAATCTGGAAAGCTCTATAACTGGGCTTTCTTTATTTTCTCTATACTTAACCTGCATTTTCTTGTAGAGAAAAGCTTCACCTATAACAATGCCTGGAGATGCGGGAATGCCCTTCCCTTTTATCATTCTCTCACCATACGAACTCATGTTAAAGATGTTTAATTTAACAATAAATACTCTTAAGAGTATTTATTGTTAAATTCTATACCTC
This genomic window from Thermoproteales archaeon contains:
- a CDS encoding MgtC/SapB family protein is translated as MQTIVEEFFVVKWKTIEHVLISFFLGALVGLEREKARLSRPLQREEKEFPGVRSFGITCMFGALISELAFLSLEKELPEIFLYVSLAGLFLFTIILGFYIAYRFFILKVSGITTILALSFTFLIGVLVGTNLILEATAISVFITFILAIKPGIEKFVKGFSYSELLSALEVGIVVFVFSPLLLTDIYDPFFHIFNFRMLYVFFALTLVLSLLSYIAVKAVGSKALTYFAFFGGLVNSEATVINLVRLGAESGEKVKERITAGILIANTSMILRNFILSSSLASVSGGELSINVISHLLLGMLPAILIGYLIALFHGIRLKGEERLTLENPLSFTVAAKAAIVYASIFILIKIFSDFIGSTGTIISAIVGGFINAGATILSIFTLTAINYQNLDVLEASVLLATFSAIMNKILFARMGGADPDLVRRIITYLVALGAPCFLAAIIILFF
- the ptsP gene encoding phosphoenolpyruvate--protein phosphotransferase, translating into MSSYGERMIKGKGIPASPGIVIGEAFLYKKMQVKYRENKESPVIELSRFNAALEETKKQIRELKEKALIEIGEEKAAIFDAHLMILEDPAFTSKVEKYIKEHQLSAEEAVMKATRDIAAIFEAMEDEYMKARAEDIKDLGNQIIDNLTGKPKKLSLSKPSIIVAKELLPSDTVKLQKDYVLGFVTELGGVTSHVSIIARAMGVPAVVAVTGITNLVKNGDLIIVNGYDGTIIVNPRRDVIEYYRKEMERDALQREKYKMVGKLPAVTIDGVKFEVGANIGEPSEVYIALENGADGIGLLRTEFLIMRATAMPSEQIMAKELSKIISKLEDKPVIVRVFDIGGDKPIPCMELPKELNPFLGLRGIRLLLSRKDLFMLQLKAILRNSVKGNVKIMFPMVSLVEEIVEARKIVDSIAEELKSEGVDVGKYEIGMMVETPSAAIMADAFIDYVDFLSIGTNDLTQYTLAVDRTNEHVASLFDHLHPSILKLIKHVVKVAHEHNKWVGVCGEIASDVEAVPILVGLRVDELSVAPLFIPKIKALIRSINYKEAKELALEALKLKTAKDVRKISKAFLEQKVSIS
- a CDS encoding methyltransferase is translated as MKYEFKPEKGYVFTSHILQVIKKANNGKIKVSLDLGRTKNEIEVKKSSILLPNGCEIDFSKLDSIVRHRNRAYFVREDCDEIFEISLSTREKYYKLLVVAPDTAPTLEISGIHMHRIKKVTPLQDTIEKVKLARMKKKCDVLDICTGLGYTAIYSVKFGAQHVTTIEKDPNVLKIASYNPWSRELENEKIDIFLADASVFLKELDDKSYDRIIHDPPRFAIAGELYSLEFYKHLYRVLKPGGVLFHYTGAPGVLKGLKFQAGVASRLRRAGFSQLRILKDFGIVARKI
- a CDS encoding MBL fold metallo-hydrolase, with amino-acid sequence MEEEETIQSYRKITMAIRYEHLKDNVFLLTHPTRYSANTYFIEGDRNLVIIDPGLPDIFPDIASILENYEQIHIIHTHFHYDHIAATPILKKIITESSKKVQILHHEKGVKALETANLVLTLASLFGGMLQPIKVDCQISEGVLEIGRLKLKVLHTPGHTVDSICLSYGDIVFTGDLLFSDGSVGRTDLPTGNAYALHLSLEKLSDLGLKLVAAGHGRPAEIDLGIIKEFII
- a CDS encoding glycogen/starch synthase, which produces MDVKNIWFISFESKGIYKVGGLGEVAGSITQALAEKDLNVALVMPSHGVVKDEKLRKSLQLEKVGFVRTYAYGIEYLISVYEGKLGKVKVYLISGGNENAEKILENPVVYADGITEPKAALLARTLDFLYDFSEWIPDIVHINDWHAVPAGIAIRQHTEAKESPMLLLFQIHLYGGKYVSLDYLKEFCGINPEFEMNIWLEGEQREYTFKEIYDMGGGILERIAAYISDVVATVSESYLKKDEGNVLQCIGWHFEDKSTFIYNGCDWFYDKIIANILEKHGEKIREFIGIEDLSQLTRRHLRKYLLEKALGELPESEPIIKDDYLADIVMRLRGPIVNEDGKPLAFGEEGPLVIITGRTSTQKGLDTLIRSIPAVLDYYPNAKFLFLLLPVRGGERLIEEIFAEACKYPNSVRIVYGIVPYIYFLAHVAATVYAAPSRWEPFGIMALESMAVGTPVAASRVGGLSETILDLREHGLNGTGLLVPKDNPEELAKAITSLISLIETENVDELRVLKEKIRYPELKNLLSRDVGRKIRESCLKRIEDFRWIKIADMAIKVYNIAINRRKRCKQ
- a CDS encoding RimK family alpha-L-glutamate ligase, coding for MKIGIIHETRCPTTTSRLLLDAIRKLGHEAFYMPFTYLSARIEKNSLVLKIGTQTLNIDGALLRSIGYAPSFEQFAGRLSLFFSLEYGGIYLMNSITSLLYARNKFLTLLKLFKAGIPVPRSLLTENIAEAYRTTKEWRKVVVKPVVGSRGFGQVLVENEDVGYRIYRTCLQFKQFIFLQEFLEKPSRDIRLFVVGDRVVAAMYRYAPPNEWKTNIAQGGKAVPLTPSSGLEELAVKTVNILNMDYAGIDVVECKTGFQVLEVNGSPAFEGIMEATHKDIPREIVKYLIEKIKK
- a CDS encoding amidohydrolase family protein, with protein sequence MINVLKFMTKNPAELLKLKDIGILRPGFKADVVLLNRETLKIEKVIIRGECIH